The Staphylococcus carnosus genome has a segment encoding these proteins:
- a CDS encoding D-alanyl-D-alanine carboxypeptidase family protein: MNRYIGGFLAATLLLGGCSQKDDENHNSKKDHVKTVQQGKGTKHQVAHIDGVTKVDGIILVNKSVPIAKGYNKGEDAVAKTQLSKMISDGRKEGLNIIYRSGFRSYAEQTQLYNSYVQRDGKKAADKYSAAPGTSEHQTGLAFDIGTNPSNSDFKTAFGSTAEGRWLAKNAYKYGFILRYPKGKEKITGYQYEPWHFRYVGKKAAKAIHDQKTTLEEYLDYGYNKRK, from the coding sequence ATGAATCGTTATATAGGGGGATTTTTAGCTGCAACGCTATTATTAGGCGGATGTAGTCAAAAAGATGATGAAAATCATAATAGTAAAAAAGATCATGTCAAAACTGTTCAGCAAGGCAAAGGTACTAAACATCAAGTCGCTCATATAGATGGTGTCACTAAAGTTGATGGTATAATTTTAGTGAATAAATCAGTTCCGATTGCAAAAGGTTATAATAAAGGCGAAGATGCAGTTGCTAAAACACAATTAAGTAAAATGATTAGTGATGGCAGAAAAGAAGGATTGAATATTATCTATAGAAGTGGTTTCAGATCTTATGCTGAACAAACACAACTTTATAATAGTTATGTTCAGCGTGATGGTAAAAAGGCAGCTGATAAGTATAGTGCAGCTCCTGGTACTTCTGAACATCAAACTGGATTGGCTTTTGATATTGGTACCAATCCTAGTAACTCAGATTTCAAAACTGCATTCGGTTCAACAGCAGAAGGAAGATGGTTGGCTAAAAATGCTTATAAATATGGGTTCATTTTAAGATATCCAAAAGGTAAAGAAAAAATAACAGGTTATCAATATGAACCATGGCATTTTAGATATGTCGGCAAAAAGGCTGCAAAAGCTATTCATGATCAGAAAACTACATTAGAAGAATATTTAGATTATGGATACAACAAAAGAAAATGA
- the deoC gene encoding deoxyribose-phosphate aldolase, with the protein MDYAKYIDHTLLKPDATLDQIDKLIDEAKEYHFKSVCINPTYVKHAAEALKDSDVLVCTVIGFPLGANTSATKAFEVEDAVKNGADELDMIINIGALKDGRYDEVRKDIEAVVKASGDHTVKVIIETVLLTDEEKRKASEISKEAGADFVKTSTGFAGGGATVEDVKLMKEVVGDDLEVKASGGVRNLEDFKAMIDAGATRVGASAGVQIIQGLESDSDY; encoded by the coding sequence ATGGATTACGCAAAATATATTGATCATACATTATTAAAACCAGATGCAACATTGGATCAAATTGATAAATTAATAGATGAAGCAAAAGAATATCATTTTAAATCTGTATGTATTAACCCGACATACGTTAAACATGCAGCTGAAGCTTTAAAAGATTCTGATGTATTGGTATGTACAGTAATTGGTTTCCCATTAGGTGCAAATACTTCAGCAACTAAAGCTTTTGAAGTTGAAGATGCTGTTAAGAATGGTGCCGACGAATTAGATATGATTATTAATATCGGAGCATTAAAGGATGGACGTTATGATGAAGTGAGAAAAGACATTGAAGCGGTTGTAAAAGCTTCAGGAGATCATACAGTTAAAGTGATTATTGAAACAGTATTATTAACTGACGAAGAAAAAAGAAAAGCTTCAGAAATTAGTAAAGAAGCAGGCGCTGATTTTGTTAAAACATCAACTGGTTTTGCAGGCGGCGGTGCCACTGTTGAAGACGTTAAGTTAATGAAAGAAGTAGTGGGCGATGATCTAGAAGTAAAAGCTTCTGGTGGCGTTCGTAATTTAGAAGACTTTAAAGCGATGATAGATGCAGGAGCAACACGTGTGGGAGCAAGTGCAGGAGTTCAAATTATTCAAGGATTAGAATCTGATTCAGACTATTAA
- a CDS encoding S-ribosylhomocysteine lyase, translating to MPKMNVESFNLDHTKVVAPFVRLAGTVEGANGDVIKKYDIRFKQPNKEHMKMPGLHSLEHLMAENIRNHTDKVVDLSPMGCQTGFYVSLINHDDYEDVLNIIEATLKDVLAADEVPACNEVQCGWAASHSLEGAKEIAQDFLDKRDQWDKIFSE from the coding sequence ATGCCAAAAATGAACGTTGAAAGTTTCAATTTAGACCACACTAAAGTTGTTGCACCATTCGTACGTTTAGCAGGAACAGTAGAAGGCGCAAACGGCGATGTAATTAAAAAATATGATATTCGTTTCAAACAACCTAATAAAGAGCACATGAAAATGCCAGGATTGCATTCTTTAGAACATTTAATGGCTGAAAATATTAGAAACCATACTGATAAAGTGGTTGATTTAAGCCCTATGGGTTGCCAAACAGGATTTTATGTATCTTTAATCAATCATGATGATTATGAAGATGTTTTGAATATTATTGAAGCAACTTTAAAAGATGTTCTTGCAGCAGATGAAGTACCAGCATGCAACGAAGTTCAATGTGGTTGGGCAGCAAGTCACTCACTAGAAGGTGCGAAAGAAATTGCTCAAGATTTCTTAGACAAAAGAGATCAATGGGATAAAATTTTCAGTGAATAA
- a CDS encoding Dps family protein — MANKQDVVDVLNEQVANWTVLYTKIHNFHWFVKGPHFFSLHVKFEELYNEASETIDELAERILAIGGAPIATMKKSLDVAIVDEAESEGSAEDMVNAISKDFSNISDQLEKAIEVAGDAEDDVSQDMLIALQTSVDKHNWMFQSFLGK; from the coding sequence ATGGCAAACAAACAAGATGTAGTAGATGTGTTAAATGAACAAGTAGCAAACTGGACAGTGTTATATACAAAAATTCATAACTTCCATTGGTTTGTAAAAGGACCTCATTTCTTCTCATTACATGTTAAATTTGAAGAATTATACAATGAAGCAAGTGAAACAATTGATGAATTAGCTGAACGTATTTTAGCTATCGGTGGCGCACCAATTGCTACTATGAAAAAAAGCTTAGATGTAGCTATCGTTGATGAAGCTGAATCAGAAGGTTCTGCTGAAGATATGGTAAATGCAATTTCTAAAGACTTCAGTAATATCTCTGATCAATTAGAAAAAGCAATTGAAGTTGCTGGAGATGCTGAAGATGATGTATCACAAGATATGTTAATCGCATTGCAAACATCTGTAGATAAACACAACTGGATGTTCCAATCTTTCTTAGGTAAATAA
- the deoD gene encoding purine-nucleoside phosphorylase, with protein MTKGTPHIQPNGTKIAKTVLMPGDPLRAKYIADNYLEDVVQFNEVRNMFGYTGTYKGKEVSVMGSGMGIPSIGIYSYELYNTFDVDTIIRVGSCGALQEDVNLYDIIIAQGASTNSSYVDQYNIPGHFAPLGDFDLMVKAKKAADELGATTHVGNVLSSDTFYNADPTFNDQWHRMGILGIEMESAGLYLNATYAGKKALGIFTVSDHILRDEATTAEERQNSFTQMMEIALEIA; from the coding sequence ATGACAAAAGGTACACCACATATTCAACCAAATGGTACTAAAATTGCTAAAACTGTTTTAATGCCAGGCGACCCGTTACGTGCAAAATATATTGCTGATAACTATTTAGAAGATGTAGTACAATTTAACGAAGTTCGAAATATGTTCGGATACACTGGAACATACAAAGGTAAAGAAGTTTCTGTAATGGGATCAGGTATGGGGATTCCAAGTATCGGAATATACTCATATGAACTTTATAACACTTTTGATGTAGATACAATTATCAGAGTAGGTTCTTGTGGTGCATTACAAGAAGATGTTAATTTATACGATATTATTATTGCACAAGGGGCTTCTACAAATTCTAGTTATGTAGATCAATACAATATTCCTGGTCACTTTGCTCCTCTTGGAGATTTCGACTTAATGGTAAAAGCTAAAAAAGCTGCTGATGAACTAGGTGCAACTACACACGTTGGTAATGTGCTTTCATCAGATACATTCTACAATGCTGACCCTACTTTTAATGATCAATGGCACCGTATGGGAATTTTAGGTATTGAAATGGAATCAGCTGGCCTTTACTTAAACGCAACTTATGCAGGTAAAAAAGCGTTAGGTATTTTCACTGTAAGTGATCACATTTTACGTGATGAAGCAACTACAGCTGAGGAACGTCAAAACTCATTTACTCAAATGATGGAAATTGCATTAGAAATTGCATAA